Proteins from one Natrinema salinisoli genomic window:
- a CDS encoding V-type ATP synthase subunit I, translated as MLRPERMSKVSVTGSRGVMPTVIETVHELSLVHLSDYDGSWEGFDNGNPMEGADRASEKLVTVRALESTLELSADEAEPGTLDDDWEDRLEEIRTRVNDLDDRRGEINDELRQVNEKIDRVAPFAELGIDLDLLSGYETVDVLVGEGPLDEVEAAVEASDDVRAFETFTGGDVVAIVAAPAEDADDDPIDDALVGVEFTRYEVPDTEQSPEAYVDELQSRQQELESEIDEIDAELAEIKQTEASFLLRVEEELTIDVQQAEAPLQFATTEHAFVAEGWIPTAEYDRLVATLRDAVGDSVEVEELERADYDRHGAHSHTEDVQKGTPAAADEDDDAAADADEQKQKAVTDGGSTVTMDDEPPVIQDNPSISKPFELLVQAVSRPKYSELDPTIFLFLTFPLFFGFMIGDVGYGIIYMAIGAYMATQVDSEAIASLGGVAIWAGLFTTIFGFVYGEIFGLHVLGEIVWHDMLDVELLPLNKGLEPAAADFALGWMVISVLAGIVHLNIGYILDFYENLSHGVKDALFHSGSWILMINGIWIWIFSAQAEGSKPDFLFTTFASDGPFPIGFTGFPMWELFAFPEWIPLLGGFPLTAPLLVFLIGLVMLGVSEPVELVESLDVVVNVFSYTRMGAVLLAKAGMAFVVNLLFFGAYEDPDGEFHFLRTHEPSYVAEHYGEGAEVVFSGLMHSGTAALVGGLVILVLGHIVVLALGVTSAGLQAVRLEYVEFFNKFYEGGGENYEPFGTDRKHTEDY; from the coding sequence ATGCTCAGACCTGAACGAATGAGCAAGGTCTCGGTGACCGGTTCCAGGGGCGTCATGCCCACGGTCATCGAGACGGTTCACGAGCTCAGTCTGGTGCATCTCTCGGACTACGACGGCTCCTGGGAGGGGTTCGACAACGGCAACCCGATGGAGGGTGCCGATCGCGCCTCCGAGAAGCTGGTGACCGTTCGCGCCCTCGAGAGCACCCTCGAGCTGTCGGCCGACGAGGCCGAGCCGGGAACGCTCGATGACGACTGGGAAGACCGGCTCGAGGAGATCCGAACCCGTGTCAACGACCTCGACGACCGCCGCGGGGAGATCAACGACGAACTGCGGCAGGTCAACGAGAAGATCGACCGCGTGGCTCCGTTCGCGGAGCTCGGCATCGACCTCGATCTGCTGTCGGGGTACGAGACGGTCGACGTGCTCGTCGGCGAGGGCCCCCTCGACGAGGTCGAGGCGGCCGTCGAAGCATCCGACGACGTTCGGGCCTTCGAGACGTTCACCGGTGGCGACGTCGTGGCCATCGTGGCCGCACCCGCCGAGGACGCCGACGACGATCCGATCGACGACGCCCTGGTCGGCGTCGAGTTCACCCGCTACGAGGTGCCCGACACCGAACAGAGCCCGGAGGCGTACGTCGACGAACTCCAGAGCCGGCAGCAGGAACTCGAGTCCGAGATCGACGAGATCGACGCGGAGCTCGCGGAAATCAAGCAGACGGAAGCGAGCTTCCTCCTGCGCGTCGAAGAGGAGCTGACGATCGACGTCCAGCAGGCGGAAGCGCCGCTGCAGTTCGCGACGACCGAACACGCGTTCGTCGCGGAGGGCTGGATCCCGACCGCCGAGTACGACCGGCTCGTCGCCACGCTGCGCGACGCCGTCGGTGACAGCGTCGAGGTCGAAGAACTCGAGCGGGCGGACTACGACCGTCACGGGGCACACTCCCACACGGAAGACGTGCAGAAAGGGACGCCCGCGGCGGCCGACGAAGACGACGATGCGGCCGCGGATGCGGACGAGCAGAAACAGAAGGCCGTCACGGACGGTGGCTCGACGGTGACGATGGACGACGAGCCGCCGGTGATCCAGGACAACCCGTCGATCAGCAAGCCGTTCGAGTTGCTGGTGCAGGCTGTCAGCCGACCGAAGTACAGCGAACTGGATCCGACGATCTTCCTGTTCCTGACGTTCCCGCTGTTCTTCGGGTTCATGATCGGTGACGTCGGATACGGCATCATCTACATGGCCATCGGGGCCTACATGGCGACCCAGGTCGACAGCGAGGCGATCGCCAGTCTCGGCGGTGTGGCCATCTGGGCTGGCCTGTTTACGACCATCTTCGGGTTCGTGTACGGTGAAATATTCGGCCTGCACGTCCTCGGAGAGATCGTCTGGCATGACATGCTGGACGTCGAGTTGCTCCCGCTGAACAAGGGACTCGAGCCGGCAGCTGCCGACTTCGCACTTGGCTGGATGGTGATTAGCGTGCTGGCCGGGATCGTCCACCTCAACATCGGATACATCCTGGACTTCTACGAGAATCTCAGCCACGGCGTCAAGGACGCCCTCTTCCACAGCGGGTCGTGGATCCTGATGATCAACGGGATCTGGATCTGGATCTTCTCGGCCCAGGCAGAGGGCTCGAAGCCGGACTTCCTGTTCACGACCTTCGCCAGCGACGGGCCGTTCCCGATCGGGTTCACCGGGTTCCCGATGTGGGAGCTATTCGCATTCCCTGAATGGATTCCGCTACTCGGCGGGTTCCCGTTGACGGCCCCGCTGCTCGTCTTCCTGATCGGGCTCGTTATGCTCGGAGTCAGCGAACCCGTCGAACTCGTCGAATCGCTCGACGTCGTCGTCAACGTCTTCTCGTACACCCGGATGGGCGCAGTGTTGCTTGCGAAGGCCGGCATGGCCTTCGTCGTCAACCTGCTGTTCTTCGGCGCGTACGAGGACCCCGACGGCGAGTTCCACTTCCTTCGAACGCACGAGCCGAGCTACGTCGCCGAACACTACGGCGAGGGTGCAGAGGTCGTCTTCAGCGGTCTGATGCACTCCGGCACTGCAGCCCTGGTCGGCGGACTTGTCATTCTCGTACTCGGACACATTGTCGTGTTAGCGCTTGGCGTGACAAGCGCCGGCTTACAGGCTGTGCGCCTCGAGTACGTCGAGTTCTTTAACAAGTTTTATGAAGGCGGTGGGGAGAACTACGAACCGTTCGGAACCGATCGAAAGCACACTGAGGACTACTAA
- the ahaH gene encoding ATP synthase archaeal subunit H: MPRPEVLERIKSAEDEADEIVALAENDRDERIAEARERAEEIRTEAEQEAQELKERRLEEAREEIDAECEQVLEAGEQEREELAERARKRVGDVTDHVVELFQEDVHAQT; this comes from the coding sequence ATGCCGAGGCCAGAGGTTCTCGAACGAATTAAGTCGGCGGAGGACGAGGCCGACGAGATCGTCGCATTGGCAGAGAACGACCGCGACGAGCGAATAGCCGAGGCCCGGGAACGTGCCGAGGAGATTCGCACGGAAGCGGAACAGGAGGCGCAGGAGCTGAAAGAGCGCCGTCTGGAGGAAGCTCGCGAGGAGATCGACGCGGAATGCGAGCAGGTCCTCGAAGCAGGCGAACAGGAGCGTGAGGAACTCGCCGAGCGCGCCCGGAAACGGGTCGGCGACGTGACCGACCACGTCGTCGAACTGTTCCAGGAGGACGTCCATGCTCAGACCTGA
- a CDS encoding methyltransferase domain-containing protein yields the protein MGLLENKARARLFYKYLSRVYDQVNPFIWTEDMRTEALSLLDIEDDMTVLDVGCGTGFATEGLLEHADEVYALDQSEHQLDQAYEKFGKRAPPVNFHRGDAERLPFATDTFDVVWSSGSIEYWPNPILALREFRRVLKPGGQVLVVGPNYPDNVVSQLLADSIMLFYDEYEADQMFKTAGFEDVKHAFMGPSYDPDVAITTIGRAPE from the coding sequence ATGGGACTTCTCGAGAACAAGGCCCGTGCCCGACTGTTCTACAAGTACCTCTCACGGGTCTACGATCAGGTGAACCCCTTCATCTGGACCGAGGACATGCGAACCGAGGCGCTCTCCCTGCTCGATATCGAGGACGACATGACGGTCCTCGACGTCGGCTGTGGCACCGGCTTCGCCACGGAGGGGCTCCTCGAGCACGCCGACGAGGTCTACGCGCTCGACCAGAGCGAACACCAGCTCGACCAGGCCTACGAGAAGTTCGGTAAACGCGCGCCGCCGGTCAACTTCCATCGCGGCGACGCCGAACGACTCCCGTTCGCGACGGACACGTTCGACGTTGTCTGGTCGTCGGGATCGATCGAATACTGGCCGAATCCGATCCTCGCACTCCGGGAGTTTCGCCGCGTCCTCAAACCCGGCGGGCAGGTACTCGTCGTCGGACCGAACTATCCCGACAACGTCGTCAGTCAGCTGCTGGCGGACTCGATCATGCTCTTCTACGACGAGTACGAGGCCGATCAGATGTTCAAAACCGCCGGTTTCGAGGATGTGAAACACGCGTTCATGGGCCCATCGTACGACCCCGACGTCGCGATCACGACGATCGGGCGCGCACCGGAATAA